The following proteins are encoded in a genomic region of Candidatus Campbellbacteria bacterium:
- a CDS encoding class II fructose-bisphosphate aldolase, which yields MKTLRETINEAQKGKYAIGHFNVANIEMVQAIVNAAKDVRLPVIIGASEGERDAFGVKELVALVKTLREDTEHDIYLNADHTYSVERVKEAIDAGFDSVIFDGAQLSFEENIAKTKECVAYAQSKGDTTLVEGELGFIGVGSQLLDVLPVGAAVTDDMMTTAEDAKRFVDETGVDLLAPAVGTIHGTLKSGMDPRLNPSRVKEIADAVSIPLVLHGGSGTSDEDYLAVIVSGIAQVHVSTELRVAYRKALQISLQENTEELAPYKYTKQAVLAVQDIVEKRLKLFAGR from the coding sequence ATGAAAACTCTACGCGAAACAATTAATGAGGCACAGAAAGGTAAGTATGCCATCGGACATTTTAATGTTGCAAACATAGAAATGGTGCAAGCAATTGTGAACGCCGCCAAAGATGTGCGCCTCCCTGTCATCATTGGAGCATCAGAAGGGGAACGAGATGCGTTTGGTGTGAAAGAACTCGTTGCGTTAGTGAAAACACTTCGCGAAGATACTGAACATGATATATATCTCAATGCCGATCACACATACAGTGTCGAACGTGTTAAAGAGGCAATTGATGCCGGATTTGATAGTGTTATTTTTGACGGGGCCCAGCTTTCTTTTGAAGAAAACATCGCCAAGACAAAAGAGTGTGTTGCCTATGCGCAATCAAAAGGAGACACAACATTGGTTGAAGGAGAACTTGGTTTTATTGGTGTTGGCTCGCAACTTCTTGATGTACTTCCTGTGGGCGCCGCGGTAACTGATGACATGATGACAACCGCAGAAGACGCGAAACGGTTTGTTGACGAAACAGGGGTGGACTTACTCGCCCCAGCTGTTGGCACTATTCATGGGACATTGAAGAGTGGTATGGATCCACGTCTTAATCCTTCGCGTGTGAAAGAGATTGCAGATGCCGTGAGTATTCCGCTCGTGCTTCACGGAGGCTCTGGAACATCGGACGAGGACTACCTTGCGGTCATTGTGTCAGGAATTGCTCAAGTACACGTGTCAACCGAACTCCGTGTTGCATACCGAAAAGCACTCCAAATTTCATTGCAAGAAAATACTGAGGAA
- a CDS encoding carbohydrate kinase family protein has protein sequence MTYDLIAIGDTVTDEFIELEDVRIDTKRDPEDKGYQEICFRFGDKVSYKNLTVVHAVGNAANAAVSATRLGLTTAFVSDVGDDELGTKILETLTGHNVSTSFIRIHEDMLSNHHYVLHYGPERTILIKHQPYPYALPDIGEPTWLYLSSLADHSLDYHHEIARYLEAHPSIKLAFQPGTFQIKLGAKELSDIYARTHIFFCNREEAGRILETPEINDIKKLLKDVSALGPKVVVITDGPNGAYAYDSQNGEMLSVTMYPDPKPPVDRTGAGDAFASTVVSALVLEKPLSEALLWGPINSMSVVQYIGAQAGLLSREQLEKHLAEAPADYRVEKL, from the coding sequence ATGACCTACGACCTTATCGCCATTGGCGACACAGTAACCGACGAGTTTATTGAACTAGAAGATGTACGTATTGACACGAAACGTGACCCCGAAGACAAGGGGTATCAGGAGATTTGTTTTCGATTTGGAGACAAGGTGTCATATAAAAACCTGACTGTAGTACATGCGGTCGGCAACGCGGCAAATGCCGCTGTATCAGCAACTCGGCTTGGCCTAACGACCGCATTCGTCAGTGATGTTGGGGATGATGAGCTTGGAACAAAAATACTTGAAACACTCACTGGGCACAATGTATCAACATCGTTCATTCGTATACACGAAGACATGCTGAGCAATCACCACTATGTTTTACACTATGGACCAGAGCGAACCATTCTAATCAAACATCAACCATATCCGTACGCACTCCCCGACATTGGAGAACCGACATGGTTATATCTTTCGTCTCTCGCAGACCACTCTCTGGACTATCATCACGAAATCGCGCGGTATCTGGAAGCACATCCATCAATTAAACTTGCATTTCAACCGGGAACATTTCAGATTAAACTCGGAGCAAAAGAATTATCCGACATATATGCACGCACGCACATTTTCTTTTGCAACCGCGAGGAGGCGGGTAGAATTTTAGAAACACCAGAAATCAACGACATCAAAAAACTTTTGAAAGATGTCTCTGCTCTCGGACCAAAGGTGGTAGTCATTACGGACGGACCAAATGGTGCATATGCGTACGATTCACAAAACGGCGAGATGCTCTCGGTTACCATGTACCCAGACCCAAAACCACCAGTTGACCGCACGGGGGCTGGAGATGCGTTTGCTTCAACGGTTGTTTCTGCGCTTGTTCTTGAAAAACCTTTGTCTGAAGCGCTTTTGTGGGGACCTATTAACTCCATGTCAGTTGTGCAATACATTGGCGCACAAGCAGGACTCCTCTCACGTGAACAACTGGAAAAACATCTTGCCGAAGCTCCTGCGGACTACAGGGTTGAGAAGCTCTAG